A window from Coffea eugenioides isolate CCC68of unplaced genomic scaffold, Ceug_1.0 ScVebR1_1814;HRSCAF=2738, whole genome shotgun sequence encodes these proteins:
- the LOC113755886 gene encoding alpha-galactosidase 1-like, producing the protein MEDKKKPSISSPATKFFIVLLFIFFLDIHGGGHYSFHASARKLSNVEEENRSVVDISNNENSATSGSRRSLLSNGLAITPAMGWNSWNHFACNVSEKLIKETADALVSTGLSKLGYQYVNIDDCWAEINRDDKGNLVPKKSTFPSGMKALADYIHSKGLKLGIYSDAGYYTCSKQMPGSLGYEEKDAKTFASWGIDYLKYDNCNNDGSKPVERYPVMTNALMKSGRPIYFSLCEWGDMHPALWGGNLGNSWRTTNDISDTWESMVSRADENEVYAEYARPGGWNDPDMLEVGNGGMTKNEYIVHFSIWAISKAPLLIGCDVNNIRKETMEILGNKEVIAVNQDKFGVQAKKVRMLGDLEVWAGPLSDYRVAVLLVNRSTRRDSITAHWEDIGLPLKTVVTVRDLWEHQTLKKKFVGSLTATVDYHASKMYIFTPVRS; encoded by the exons ATGGAGGACAAGAAGAAGCCATCAATTTCGTCGCCTGCTACCAAGTTctttattgttttgttattcATCTTCTTTTTGGATATTCATGGTGGCGGCCATTATAGTTTCCATGCATCTGCCAGAAAACTGTCAAATGTGGAGGAGGAAAACAGAAGTGTAGTAGACATTAGTAATAATGAAAATTCAGCCACCAGCGGCAGCAGGAGGAGTCTGCTCTCCAATGGCCTCGCCATAACTCCTGCAATGGG GTGGAATAGCTGGAATCACTTTGCCTGCAACGTTAGCGAGAAACTTATCAAAGAAACGG CTGATGCACTGGTTTCAACTGGCCTGTCCAAGCTTGGTTATCAATATGTGAACATAG ATGATTGCTGGGCAGAAATTAACCGTGATGACAAG GGAAATCTAGTGCCTAAGAAGTCTACATTTCCTTCGGGCATGAAAGCCCTTGCAGACTATATCCACAGCAAGGGACTCAAGTTGGGAATCTACTCGGATGCAGG GTATTATACTTGTAGCAAGCAAATGCCAGGTTCTCTTGGTTACGAGGAAAAAGATGCAAAGACCTTTGCATCATGG GGTATAGATTATCTCAAGTATGATAACTGCAACAATGATGGCTCGAAGCCAGTCGAGAG ATATCCTGTAATGACCAATGCCCTGATGAAATCTGGCCGTCCTATATACTTCTCCCTATGTGAATG GGGAGATATGCACCCTGCTCTATGGGGAGGAAACTTAGGCAATAGCTGGAGAACCACAAATGACATAAGTGACACTTGGGAAAG CATGGTCTCCAGAGCAGACGAGAATGAAGTATATGCAGAATATGCAAGGCCAGGCGGCTGGAACG ATCCTGACATGCTTGAGGTGGGAAATGGAGGAATGACAAAAAATGAATATATTGTCCACTTCAGTATTTGGGCTATTTCCAAG GCTCCCCTTCTGATTGGCTGTGACGTAAATAATATAAGAAAAGAGACAATGGAAATTCTTGGCAACAAAGAGGTTATTGCAGTTAACCAAG ATAAGTTTGGAGTTCAAGCTAAAAAGGTCCGAATGCTGGGTGATTTGGAG GTATGGGCTGGGCCACTTTCGGATTACAGAGTAGCTGTGCTGCTCGTGAACCGCAGCACAAGGCGGGACTCCATCACGGCCCACTGGGAAGACATTGGGCTGCCCCTAAAGACTGTTGTTACTGTAAGAGATCTTTGGGAGCACCAGACTTTGAAGAAAAAGTTTGTGGGCAGCTTAACTGCTACAGTGGATTATCATGCCTCCAAGATGTACATCTTCACCCCAGTTAGGTCTTGA